A genomic stretch from Tenrec ecaudatus isolate mTenEca1 chromosome X, mTenEca1.hap1, whole genome shotgun sequence includes:
- the GPR143 gene encoding G-protein coupled receptor 143: MASPRLATFCCPTRDGATQLLLSFQPWAVHALCLGSGALRLALGLLQLWAPRRPTGLVAPVPGSASGPPASALILRAAIACDLLGCLGLVLRSGVWLTFPGFVAHISAGNGTEVWPAAFCVGTAMWIQLLYSASFWWLFCYALDAYLVVRRSAGLSTILLYRMMAWGLAALFCVEGGLLLYFPSVSRCEKGLEHAIPHYVTTYLPLLLVLVANPILFQKTVAAVASLLKGRQGVYTETERRMGDVIKTRFFKIMLVLFICWLSNIINEGLLFYLEMQPNVNSGSLRYVRIAVKTTWVVMSMLNPAQGFLLSLAFYGWAGCGLDLRAPRKELQWESLTSPEAERTCISPVGSGGPYEGHGTRKTTQGFGHPSDEALSLLSEEPLE, from the exons ATGGCTTCCCCGCGTCTGGCCACCTTCTGCTGTCCCACGCGGGACGGGGCCACGCAGCTGCTGCTAAGCTTCCAGCCGTGGGCCGTCCATGCGCTTTGCCTGGGCAGCGGTGCCCTCCGGCTGGCACTCGGCCTCCTGCAGCTGTGGGCCCCACGTCGGCCCACGGGCCTGGTGGCCCCCGTGCCTGGCTCCGCCTCAGGCCCGCCAGCCTCTGCGCTCATCCTGCGCGCTGCCATCGCCTGCGACCTGCTCGGCTGTCTGG GCCTTGTGCTGCGCTCTGGGGTGTGGCTGACCTTCCCGGGTTTCGTGGCCCACATCTCAGCAGGGAATGGCACAGAAGTTTGGCCTGCAGCTTTCTGTGTGGGGACTGCA ATGTGGATCCAGCTGCTGTACAGCGCCAGCTTCTGGTGGCTGTTTTGCTACGCGCTCGACGCCTACCTGGTGGTTCGCAGATCTGCGGGACTGAG CACTATCCTGCTCTACCGCATGATGGCCTGGGGGCTGGCTGCCCTGTTCTGCGTGGAGGGTGGCCTGTTGCTCTACTTTCCATCTGTGTCCAG GTGTGAGAAGGGACTGGAGCACGCCATCCCGCACTATGTCACCACGTACCTGCCACTGCTGCTCGTCTTGGTGGCCAACCCCATCCTGTTCCAGAAGACGGTGGCTGCAG TGGCCTCTCTGCTGAAAGGAAGACAAGGAGTTTACACAGAGACTGAGAGGCGGATGGGGGACGTGATCAAAACCCGGTTTTTCAAAATAATGCTGGTTTTGTTCATCTG CTGGTTGTCGAACATCAtcaatgaaggtctcctattttaCCTTGAAATGCAGCCCAATGTGAACAGCGGCTCCTTGAGATACGTCAGAATTGCTGTGAAGACGACGTGGGTTGTCATG AGCATGCTCAACCCAGCCCAGGGATTCCTCCTGTCCCTGGCCTTCTATGGCTGGGCAGGGTGTGGCCTGGACCTGCGGGCGCCCAGGAAGGAGCTGCAGTGGGAGTCGCTGACGAGCCCGGAAGCCGAGAGGACTTGCATCTCCCCAGTGGGTTCTGGGGGACCCTATGAAGGTCACGGGACAAGGAAGACGACTCAGGGCTTTGGCCACCCGTCCGACGAGGCTCTGAGCCTACTGTCTGAAG AACCCCTGGAGTAA